A stretch of DNA from Sebastes fasciatus isolate fSebFas1 chromosome 16, fSebFas1.pri, whole genome shotgun sequence:
TTACTATCCAAATATAGCTCAGGCCATGACGGCGCACAATGGAACCCCGGTCCCACCGCGATTCCTGATAAGGGGTCACTCTGCACCTCTTTCGCCTACTGTCTTCACCACGGAAAAGGGGATACCAGTACCTTTACGCCACCACTACACTGGAGTAGCCTCAAGCGCCAGTGCCGTGGACTTTCAGCAGGGTTTACTGGCACATGCGAACCAGGGAAATCAAAATTACACTTTTAATGCTCCTAATGTGCAATATCAGCCTGGCTACTATTCCCCACGTGAGCATGACATCAGTTAATGTATTATGGATGGAAGAGTTATAAACCACACTATTTACATCACTTATATTGTACATGAGTAGAAAAATACTTTAGCTACAATGTACTTGTAATCTACTAACATGTACTTATCTGTGTGttgaataaatattatttactgATAAGGAATGCAAAAATGTAGGTTTCAACTCCAAATCCTGCATTTTATAATCTAAAATATTATCTTTTGCCTTCTTGAAGTTTGCCAGTGTTACCACCAGAACCTTGTGGCATCACATATGGCAGGCAGTGAGCTTCAGACTGGGCCGTTCTCTCCCCTCGGTTATTACCAGGTAGGTGGATTGGAGTGTATTCACTCTGTCAAGTAATCAATGACTCACAACAAATGTGATTGGTCAAGGAAGATGGGATGTGTCTAAAACATATCTTTATATTTCACTGTTTTAGGCAGGCTATCCTGTGAATATGTTGTGTCATGGGGACCGCAGCCAGGTCCCAAAGAACAAGGAACACCAGGAGCTgaaaaaatgtgacattaacTTGGACACAATTTTCCAGATTGCCGACGAGATGCAAACTCCACCCAACAGCGGCCCGGTGAGAGTCATGACCCCCGAGAAGCCGGGCCCTGTGTTAGTGCCGTTCTCCGTTACCACCATGCTGTGCGACAATCCTTCTGGCACAGTGGAAGTTCTCCCTTTGAGTCCCAGCCCCATTATAGTGTCTGTGACAGGCAATGCTGAGCTAGTCGCATACGGACAGCAGGAGGCGTCTGTGGTTTCAGTGCCTGAGCAAATGCCCGAGGATGCCATAGTCAAGGTAAGCCTCTACGTTGTAGATCTCCTGAAGGAATTTAGCTTTCTTTTCCTTAAGGCAAGATACTTGGGAAGGTTGGCTGAGGGCCGTCCAGCAGTTTGCAAATAGAAATATTCATCCatgatgtgtatttttttaaacatttgatAGGgaatttattagggctgtcaatcaattaaaagattgaattgcgattaattacacatttttatctgttaaaaatgtaccttaaagggctatttgtctagtatttaatactcttatcaacatgggagtggacgaatatgcttgctttatacaaatgtatgtatatatttattattggaaatcaattaacaacacaaaccaatgacaaatattgtccagaaaccctcacaggtactgcatttagcataaaacatatgctcaaatcataacatggcaaactgcagcccaacaggcaacaacagctgtcagtgtgtcagtgtgctgacttgactatgacttgccccaaactgcttgtgattatcataaagtgtgcatgtctgtaaaggggagacttgtgggtacccatagaacccatttacattcacatatcttgaggttagaggtcaagggacccctttgaaaatggccatgaccgtttttcctcgccaaaatttagtttggagcgttattaagcctccttcccgacaagctagtatgacatggtcggtaccaatggattccttttctagttacatatgatgccagtatcttcagtcaagctttaaaactgagcccgctacaacctataCATTATTTGCTGTGGTTTCCTCTGTGCCCTGGCAAGGTTGACAATGATGAAGCAAAGTACATTGAGGTCATAGATCTCGAGGTAACGTCACTCTGAGGGACACCAGTCAGTCCTACAACAGCAGATGAGCAGGAAGTACACCAAATCTTTAGGTAAGACAACATTTAGGGAGCACAGTCAGAATAGAACTAGTGGAAGGAAAGGCGTATAACATTTGAATGTATATTCAAGTCATCACTGCAACTAGTTTACTGACAGTTATTTCTCGTTTTAGATCTCAACTTGTTGATTTGAGTGGCATGTGACAGGGAGTCTTGATTCACTACTTCAGGATGTGATCTTAAATTCTCACTATTACCACTTTATTTATTCTCCATTTTAATGATTTGTTGTTGTGCAGAAGTTTGTTGATGTGTTCTTATTTAAatcttaatttaaaaaaaaaattgcataagTAGTtctatattgtacatttgtgtgtattttcatAGTGCATTTTCCTTATTATTAACTTTGTAACAGTCATATTTTTGTTTCTATAAGAATTATAATTACTTGTACCACGGTATATTTTTAAAGCAAGATTTTACCGCTACATTTTTAACACAGTATTATCTAAAATGTAACCAACTTGTGATGTTTTTAAAGAATTGTAATTTTAACTATAAATTATAGAGGTTTGCTGTAGTAAGGCTAGCTCAGCCTCTCCCCATTTTAATGTGCACATTAAAGTGACTTAGTCTGTTTTTAATAGCATAACCGGTAGCGTTTGTCGTTGCAAATTATAACAAACTGCTGCAATGGGGGAGAAAATATTGAATGAAttgtatgaaaatataattattaaatgtaCTAGTGATTGTTTGCTTTGTGATGGTGACCAAATGGTGGTTGCATttccacacatttttatttttcactacATAACTTGAAAGGTGCAGTGTATTTAAGACAACTAACTGACATGTTTTTTAAAGGCAAGTGTGTAAAAGTATTAGAATTAAATATATTTCCGATAATTCAGCGTTCagtgtatttaattattatgtCCTCAGGTGTTGTCCTGTAGGCTCGTGTCCACTAGAGGGAGCCACTTGCTCGGTTCTGATCAGCTCCGCCCTCAGCCTCCAATGTGGCGTTCAGGTGCTACTCGGAAGCTCCTCTTACATTATTACtttaactattttttaaattatgtaacATGCAATTTTAAGGTTGGAAAAAAAGTTGACAAAAGTGGTTATTGATATCTGTTTATTATCAAAGACTGGACATTGCGTGAAAATAGGTGTAAATAGCCTACCTGTTGTAACTTTTactcattgatttttttatagTAGCGTCATAATAATGACTTAAATAACCTGTGaagtcatttgttttgttttagaacTCGGATGACAAAAATCCATCCTTCCCTAAACGAGTGGTAGGCTACATGTGCATCGTTTCTCTAAAAAAATCCCAAATGTCCCACAGCACATGAAGGCAGCAGGACAGTGAGCAGGTAGAGAGTGTCAATGAGATCCcaggggagagacagagagacagagagacagacagtccgGGAGGTAGACAGACTTTAGGGACGGTGTCATAACTGTACACGGTGTCTCTCCACTTTATACACTTTAAATGGAGCTCACGAGGAGTTTGGACCACTTTTATTCcgtactttttttcttgtagtcTGTATAATCGCTGATGATTTTGATAAACAATTCATTTTTTCTCCCCTCAGTGTTCTTCAGGAGGATCGGATCTAATTTCTTACAGTGCAGAGGAGCCACTGAACTCAGGGGAATGCCTGGTGGTGATTTTTTACAGCGAATAAGTTGATGTGTCTTGTTAGAGAAGTTAAACTCAGCATAATTACCGAGTTACACGTGAAGTAAGGCAACGGGTCCATTTGCTTTTGGTTAATAATTAGTGCTGAATTTCTTCGAGGATTTATTTTTCGCAACTCTTTGGGTCGTAAAAAAATATTacccaacttttttttttttggcagtgCACAATCTGTCACCATGCCTCAGAAGTCCCAGGCGGACACCTGTAACACAGCCTTTGAAGTTcaacctcttcttctcttcttttcttgtgGAATTATGCAGAAAACGTGGCGCCTGCAGGATGTGCTATCTTGTGAATGTGAGGTTCAGTGACTGGTGCACAGTAATAGTTTGGATACGGATGAAGATTGATATGCCTGCTCTTCTTCTGGGAGAGGATACAGCAGCTCAACTTTAACCAAATGAGGACATTTGTTGTGTATGTCCTGCAGACCAATGCACACTTCAAGCTCCCAACACAACACAGCGTGTCTGCACGGTGCCTctgagcatgcacacacattaatGACACTGGAGAAAAGTTCATTGTATCTCGGAAGATATCAGGCTTTATTTGCTCCATGTGCGCACTGAGAGGCATTTCTATAAAGTTTGAACTCTGGTGCTGAATGGAAGTTTTGAGTTATGATGGCAGTCCTCCTCCGGCTTTAAAAGGATCTGTTTAGTcggaaaagaaagaagaagaagaagaagtgtggaCGTATAACTATCTCTAACTCTTCTCTCCGTCTATCTATCCGCGGGTGCTCGCCTTGCTTTGAAGTCCACCATGTGCGGCCGGGCACCGCCGCTGCAGCCGAGGCCATGACCGTCCCTCAGCGGCGCCTGGCCGGGCTCTGGCCGTGGCTCTGGCCGTGGCTGCTCATGGCGGCCCTGCAGGTGGTGCTGGGCCAGCCGGGCCTGGAGTCCGAGCGGCCGGCCCTCCGAGCGCTCATCAAGGTTGCACTGCTGAACCACGAGCCGGCGGGGAAACCCATCACTCTGGAGGGGGTGTTCGTGGGAGGAAGTGCCGGCTACGCGGAGGGGAAACTAATGCAGGTAAGGTGTCATATATAAGAGCATCTGTGTTGCATTCTCACTCATCATTCAGCCTACACCTCCATACATGCAGCCTGCTGGACTCACTGGACAGGGTTCCAGGGGTGCACCTGTTGTCAGAGTTGTTGTTCAGCTGTGTCAGGGGGCCTAAAGTTACTACAGGCTGCCCTGCATGTGAATACATCCCTCAGAGCTGTTAGGAATCCAATGCCTTGCTCAAAGACACGTAAGCAATGTGGAATTGTGGGAATATTTGGTCTGGATGGACAGCCTTACCACTTGGCATCCTTTGTGCTTTGATATACTGTTGCTCTGATAAGCATTTTGTCCCAGAGGACCCTCCCATTGACAGTGTCATTGTAGATtagaggtgtaagaaaatatcgtgatgttatgttatgtgacactgtatcgatttttatttaatagtatgcatgcaaagatgaactcagtcaatactttatttcagttgcaaagagatgcatccTCTCAGTGGATGTGCCCTCTCACAGTAGTGCTCTGATGTTGGATGACTGtggtaaatgcaaatgcagatcccactgttctgatttcataaaaaaatctgatttaatgcatatggtggtgtgttctttatactatgacagttttcataaagttagataaaaaaaatttaaatatattgccTTACTAacaatatcgcaatatatcgaatcgtaacccctgtatcataatacgtatcgtattgccagattcttgttCTACTGCTGTTCTATCTGTAAATGGACAGATCATTTTGAGACTAGATCAGTATTATTCACTTGAATGTTCTCCCATCCTACGTTATTGAAAAAATACTGATGACGTTAAATGGTGTCAACTGGAGAGTAACGATtcaacatttgtttgtttgtttgtttatttacacatataaaaaaattaaaaagatacaatatataatttgccATGGGATGTGAAGGAGAAAACCCTCCAGGGGCTTGAAAAGTGGCATTCTCCAGGCAGCAATATTACATGaaataattacagtaaaatacagGATTTGTATCTATCAATCGTTTTAGACATAGGAAAACATAGGAAAAAACAGACATAGTTTAGCAAAGTACTTGACAACAATGCATCCCATAAACACCCATCGATTATGCAAATATCAAGAAGACTCATTCATAATTCACTGTCAGAGACTAACTTAACAAACTAAGAGCATACGCTCATGTGATATGGCATAGAGTTTTCATAAGACAAGAAAGATAAAcagaaaatagaagaaaaataaaaaggagaaTCAAGCGCTAATCATAGAAGGCTTGTATGACAAAGGAAAATATTGGTTCTGCCGAGCTTATATAGGCAGtccaaaatggaaatattcaacaTCAATCATTCAAAATAAGATTAGAAAAAGCATTCATTTGAAAATGACTTTTCAGAACACACCGTCCTGCCTTTCAGTGCATCAATCCCTCTGTGGAGTGACTGTTGGCGCCACATGTTTCTCTAACCTAAAAAAACAGTTTACACAGCATCCACTGTCTGATAAACCAAATGATGTTAACACCAGCACTTGTTGCCATACGCCATCAAACATACTGTAGTGACCGTGGGTTACTGCATCTTTCCGAGAGCTGCTGCTCAAAATACCACACTCTGCATGTGATGACAGAAAATTCCTCGAACAATAGTGATGACATACAGGTGTTATTGAGGTTAGTTGGTTTTCAGTCTATTTTTACGTATCCCCTGAAAAACATGGGTTTGGTTGAGGTtgccaaccttttttttttaatgtgtttcttttcaaagatgacagatttgttttgcagcgtGATGCTCTTCCAACATTTTTAATATCGAGGTGTGGTCGAAGACTGTTAGACAACACTGCAAATCATGTTTAGACTCATGCAAACCTATAATTTAagcaaaagtgttttttttttctctttaccaTTTAGAAAAAAAGCACGCCGTTACCTTGCAAACGTAAAGTATGAGCTCTATTCAGCATGCATATTTAGGATTCAGGAGTGGATTAAGGTTCCCCCCGGCTGTGTCGATTTATTTACCGTCTCCGGAGAAACAGGACGACAGATGTGAGGTATACTGTAGGGTCTTGTCTCTTCTCACTCAGCAGGCGTGGGAGGTTTTGTGAATGGCAAGCCAGATGCATGCAGTTAGCTGTAATTGATAAGGATTTACATGGCTTCTCCACAGAGAAGGCCCAGTATCAGGCACTGTGAAAAAGCCattgctgtttttcttctccttttggctttaatgtgtctgtgtgggagGTTGACAACATGTTATGGATGCATATCACAGTGCAGGTGAgattaaagacatttccagCTTTCTGGGATTTCCAGCTTTACTTTTCTTCCCCATAAAACCTTGCACAGTGTTCCAGATACAAATGTGCTGTAGAGGAAATACGTGATAAGATATTAACCCCCTGTATGTCTCAGCAGAGAGCTTCAGCAACATACTGTAAGGTAGCACATGGGTGACAGAGCTTGATCAACATTGTCGAAGTGATATCTTCCCGGATTTCCCTAAAAAGTGTGATGAACGTTGCACCAGTGTCACATTCaaactgacttttttcttgCTTTCTGCTGGCTAAAAAGTCTGTAGTGGTTTTGTCCGCTCTCCTGTTTCCTTGTTTCCCCAAGTCAGACCATTGATTGTGGTTCTGTCCGAGGCTAGGAAGGTATAGTTTTGTCAGACAGGCTGTTCCCACAGTGCACAGAGGTGGTGTTATGCCGCAGGATGCTCTTTGTTGCAGCTGAGGCCTGTTCCAACAGGTCCTCGTTGCCTCTGCAGGCTGCTTTACGGTCCCGCTTTATGTTCTTGTCTTCCagtggatgggggggggggggttgaagGCTTGAGTTCAATACATAGATtctcttcctcactctgtctttgtcctttttctATCTTCGATCGCGCTCTCTGTCCAGACTTCGTGTATTATCGTGACAGCAAAGCCAAATTGTGTTCTAGTGAGCTTAATTGCTGTCTGTGAGTTCATTAAGTGCATTGTAGGAGTGTCAGGAGATACCTCAGATTTGACTCTGGACCACGCTGAAGCATTGCAACTACTTTTCATAAAACTATTACTTGTCAATTTGGCCACATGCTGATCTTAGTTAACATGTCGCTCCTCTGAGCCTTGGGCTATCTTGCTGTTTTATTAGAAGTGTCTAATTTTGGgaaaaattaacaacacaaaacaatgacacatattgtccagaaaccctcacaggtactgcatttagcataaaaaaagatgctcaaatcataacatggcaaactgcagcccaacaggcaacaacagctgtcagtgtgctgacttgactatgacttgccccaaactgcatgtgattatcataaagtgggcatgtctgtaaaggggagactcgtgggtatccgtaaaacccattttcattcacatatctggaggtcagaggtcaagggaccccagtgaaaaaaatcaccatgccagtattttgttgccaaaatgtagcgtaagtttggagtgttatttagcctccttcttgacaagctagtatgacatggttggtatcaatggattccttaggttttctagtctcatatgatgccagtatcttaatgctttaaagaaattagtgacgttaaaacgaattagCGCTAACGCGTTATctgtgacagccctacttgtagCCTTTTGATGATAGTAAGTTTTGTAGAGGCAGAACTGGAGTTATTTGATCCTGTTTTGATTATGTTTGCTTACAGGACAAACTCAGAGTGCTCGGGATAGAAGGAATTCCTAGTTCCCCTCAGTGTATTCAAGTCATAAGACTTTACTTCGGTACACATCTCCCTCTGATCTATTAAACTGTGATCTCCCTGGAAGTATGCCCTGTCCTCTGAATGAACACGTTCATTGGAACACTGGCTGGTGTCTGGCCAGCACTATTTGGACAAATACAAGTGCCGAGGAATTTTGACTCCCTCCCCCCCCTTTCCAAAAACGAAGCTTGGATTATGACCGGAGGAGAAGTGCAAAGGCTTCTGGGATAACTTTGAACTTGAGAGGATTGTCAACTGTCCTCTGTTGAGAGAAGGAGCTGGAGTTTATCCTCCAATGGGCGCTGTGCCATAAAGGACATCACAAGAGCTCCACCTATTTTTTTGCTCAAAGCCATCTTGACTTGCTTTTCTTCCCCACGCTGTATTTTTGTGCCTTTGTGCTTTGAAATGTTGAATTGACCTTTGCGAGCTCCCTTAAATACATCAGCTATAATTAAGGCAGGGCAGGCAATTGACTGAACACCAGTTAACTCTGCGCCACTTCACATTCCTTCCTCTCCCTTCTCGGTGTCCCACAAGGTACTGAATGCCTTCTCGTCTCTCTTTGAGCCCTCGACTGTCCGAGGCCACTATCTGCACGTTTTACCCGGCTGGCCCTCGGCGCGGCCGTTtgggagcgagggatgggagggcGGAGGCGGCGCTGAGGGAGAACATCAAAGCGCGTCCAGTCCGGAACGTGAGCCGGGATGATTAAAAACCGAGACTGTTTACACTGCGCTTCCCATATGggccctctcctccccctccctctagATTTCCTGTCCATACTTCCTATCTCCCTGGATGAGATAACAGCCTGTCCAGGGCTCCTCGGGGCTCCTCGCTGCTTTACATTGTCAGAGATGCTGCTGGGCATGGCTTTGCTT
This window harbors:
- the hsf5 gene encoding heat shock factor protein 5 isoform X1, with the translated sequence MFSSPDKDMDVGGSPLPESINPNNFPAKLWRLVNNPANKAICWDRQGQVVIIDKHLFEIQLLFPSPLFNADAFKTSNFSSFVRQLNLYGFRKADPAFLENDTGDSTGCHYFSNPNFKQNHPELVASLRRLTVDNKAKIQAGLDVKIRPPSRYSLVDDGSGDKIMRRGNSSLLSPTHQESPHPYYPNIAQAMTAHNGTPVPPRFLIRGHSAPLSPTVFTTEKGIPVPLRHHYTGVASSASAVDFQQGLLAHANQGNQNYTFNAPNVQYQPGYYSPLCQCYHQNLVASHMAGSELQTGPFSPLGYYQAGYPVNMLCHGDRSQVPKNKEHQELKKCDINLDTIFQIADEMQTPPNSGPVRVMTPEKPGPVLVPFSVTTMLCDNPSGTVEVLPLSPSPIIVSVTGNAELVAYGQQEASVVSVPEQMPEDAIVKVDNDEAKYIEVIDLEVTSL
- the hsf5 gene encoding heat shock factor protein 5 isoform X2: MFSSPDKDMDVGGSPLPESINPNNFPAKLWRLVNNPANKAICWDRQGQVVIIDKHLFEIQLLFPSPLFNADAFKTSNFSSFVRQLNLYGFRKADPAFLENDTGDSTGCHYFSNPNFKQNHPELVASLRRLTVDNKAKIQAGLDVKIRPPSRYSLVDDGSGDKIMRRGNSSLLSPTHQESPHPYYPNIAQAMTAHNGTPVPPRFLIRGHSAPLSPTVFTTEKGIPVPLRHHYTGVASSASAVDFQQGLLAHANQGNQNYTFNAPNVQYQPGYYSPLCQCYHQNLVASHMAGSELQTGPFSPLGYYQIADEMQTPPNSGPVRVMTPEKPGPVLVPFSVTTMLCDNPSGTVEVLPLSPSPIIVSVTGNAELVAYGQQEASVVSVPEQMPEDAIVKVDNDEAKYIEVIDLEVTSL